One genomic segment of Anaerobiospirillum thomasii includes these proteins:
- a CDS encoding Y-family DNA polymerase encodes MSDERRYERVYILVDCNNFFVSCERIFRPDLRYKPVVVLSNNDGCVIARSNEAKALKIAMGVPVFKVRDIIDRHNVTLFSSNFSLYLDISTRIMTTLESMCEKTYVYSVDECFLILENVTEDEAVSFAFKVKNTIATNIGVPVAAGIACTKTLAKLANHYAKKHVQTTQSIYSILDNGRRERLLIDNPISEIWGIGKALNSALKELNIINAYDLALCKEDYIKKTFNIVLMRTVQELNNIDCIDNSINGDNQHQIMWSRTFKERISEFDDLYTALCNYAAMAAKKLREMNKYATVITVYIRTSYYGKVEKYAADRSVKLTYPSNDPRVMMQACHALLKLIYKQGYLYMKAGVILSGLQDSREHQLSLFDDYSITDDVKRSDRLLNAVDNLNEKYSNVIYLASQGARLSEKKFNLKEHMSKSYTTSFEDLPEVY; translated from the coding sequence ATGAGCGATGAGAGAAGATATGAGCGTGTCTATATACTTGTAGACTGCAATAACTTCTTTGTATCATGCGAGAGAATATTCAGACCCGATCTTAGATACAAGCCAGTGGTGGTCCTGTCCAATAACGATGGCTGTGTTATTGCCAGATCAAATGAAGCCAAGGCTTTGAAAATTGCCATGGGTGTACCTGTCTTTAAGGTACGCGACATTATTGACAGACATAATGTCACCCTCTTTTCCTCAAACTTCTCGCTCTATCTTGATATTTCCACGCGCATTATGACTACGCTTGAGAGCATGTGTGAGAAAACCTATGTCTACAGTGTGGATGAGTGCTTTTTAATATTAGAGAATGTAACAGAAGATGAGGCTGTAAGCTTTGCCTTCAAGGTTAAAAATACCATAGCTACCAATATAGGTGTGCCTGTGGCTGCAGGCATTGCCTGCACCAAGACCCTGGCCAAGCTTGCCAATCACTATGCCAAAAAGCATGTACAGACCACACAGTCAATCTACAGTATTTTAGATAACGGCCGACGCGAACGACTGCTTATAGACAATCCCATATCTGAGATCTGGGGTATAGGCAAGGCTCTTAACAGTGCGCTCAAAGAGCTTAATATTATAAATGCCTATGATCTGGCCCTGTGCAAGGAGGACTATATTAAGAAGACCTTTAATATTGTGCTCATGCGTACTGTGCAGGAGCTTAACAATATTGACTGCATAGACAACAGCATCAATGGCGACAATCAGCATCAGATTATGTGGTCGCGCACCTTTAAAGAAAGAATAAGTGAATTTGATGATCTCTACACGGCCCTTTGCAACTATGCAGCCATGGCTGCAAAAAAGCTTCGTGAGATGAATAAATATGCCACTGTTATTACTGTGTATATACGCACCTCATATTATGGCAAGGTTGAAAAATATGCAGCGGACCGATCGGTAAAGCTAACCTATCCAAGCAACGACCCACGCGTTATGATGCAGGCCTGCCATGCTCTTTTAAAACTTATATATAAGCAAGGCTATCTGTATATGAAGGCAGGAGTCATTCTAAGCGGTCTGCAGGATAGCCGTGAGCATCAGTTATCCCTCTTTGATGACTATAGTATTACAGATGATGTAAAGCGCTCTGACAGACTCTTAAATGCTGTGGACAACTTAAATGAAAAATACAGCAATGTAATTTATCTTGCTTCACAGGGTGCAAGGCTTAGTGAAAAGAAATTCAATTTAAAGGAGCATATGTCAAAAAGCTATACTACCAGCTTTGAAGATCTGCCCGAGGTGTATTAG
- a CDS encoding antitoxin VbhA family protein — translation MNLDEIKATLAMENLYLTPAEEELLQDFANGDITFEQLKDIFLKISQHNPKAA, via the coding sequence ATGAATCTTGATGAAATCAAAGCTACACTGGCAATGGAGAATTTATATCTGACCCCTGCAGAGGAGGAATTACTTCAGGACTTTGCCAATGGCGACATCACATTTGAACAACTCAAAGACATTTTTCTTAAAATCAGTCAGCACAACCCAAAGGCAGCCTAA
- a CDS encoding Fic/DOC family protein: MNNDFADHLYCYDGTEILINKFDLKDIDSLKRIERTLTAARLIQLSKKPVSGSFDAAHLKKIHMHIFQDIYPWAGQFRRVDISKGALFCHAAYIPHEINKLLLKLKQDNYLKNLSFDDLVPKVAFYLSEINAIHPFRDGNGRTQREFIRELLIPLNYHVDYSKIEPDFMLQASISSFNGDIEMMSNLFRKCIVPLR; encoded by the coding sequence TTGAATAACGACTTTGCAGATCACCTTTACTGCTATGATGGAACAGAAATCCTCATCAATAAGTTTGACCTCAAAGATATCGATTCTTTAAAACGCATCGAGCGCACCCTCACGGCAGCACGCCTTATTCAACTGTCAAAAAAACCTGTATCCGGCAGCTTTGATGCTGCCCATCTTAAAAAGATCCACATGCATATCTTTCAGGATATTTACCCATGGGCCGGACAGTTCAGGCGTGTAGATATTTCAAAAGGTGCCCTCTTCTGCCATGCTGCCTATATACCTCATGAGATAAATAAACTGCTTTTAAAGCTTAAACAGGATAATTATCTTAAAAATCTGAGTTTTGATGATCTTGTGCCAAAGGTGGCTTTCTATCTGTCAGAGATCAATGCCATTCATCCATTTCGCGATGGCAATGGACGCACACAAAGAGAATTTATCAGAGAGCTTTTAATCCCTTTAAATTATCATGTGGATTATTCTAAAATAGAGCCCGATTTTATGTTGCAGGCAAGTATCAGCTCCTTTAACGGAGACATTGAAATGATGAGTAATTTATTCAGGAAATGTATTGTGCCCCTCAGATAA
- the miaB gene encoding tRNA (N6-isopentenyl adenosine(37)-C2)-methylthiotransferase MiaB, giving the protein MTNFDLNTNFTIQNGTFHVAVWGCQMNVYDADRIRDLLKASGYVEQKEPNQADIIVLITCAVRAKAEDKVFNQLANWRSKGVINEDTIIAFGGCVGSELAEEIVKLDKSVNIVFGPRTTHRLPQMIGQYRQSHVPVIDVTADALEKFDALPDQGMRGPSAFVTIMEGCSNNCSYCIVPHTRGGEDSRPLQDILDEVLGHIASGVQEIHLLGQNVNSYRGLDNDGNIVRFSTLLYEVAAIEGVKRLRFTTSNPMEFTDDIVQAIADLPVIADAIHIPVQSGSDHILSLMKRNYTADDYKTLVRKLREARPNIYISTDIIVGFPNESEEDFEATMDLVNAVEFDQSFSFIYSIRPGTEAAVLEDPVSAETKKRRLYKLQARLEELANMYSQKMIGTEQLVLVEGLSRKDANELKARASNNRIVVFEGDKSLIGTMVKVKIEKVMAHTLKGVMI; this is encoded by the coding sequence ATGACCAATTTTGACTTAAATACCAACTTTACCATTCAAAACGGAACCTTCCACGTGGCCGTCTGGGGCTGTCAGATGAATGTCTATGATGCTGACAGAATTCGTGATCTGTTAAAAGCCTCTGGCTATGTTGAACAAAAAGAGCCAAATCAAGCCGATATTATTGTTCTTATCACCTGTGCAGTAAGAGCCAAAGCTGAAGATAAAGTTTTCAATCAGCTTGCCAACTGGAGATCAAAGGGAGTTATCAATGAAGATACCATTATTGCCTTTGGCGGCTGTGTAGGCTCAGAGCTTGCCGAGGAAATTGTAAAACTTGATAAAAGTGTCAATATAGTCTTTGGTCCACGTACCACCCACCGTCTGCCACAGATGATTGGTCAGTATCGTCAGAGCCATGTACCTGTAATTGATGTAACTGCAGATGCTCTTGAAAAATTTGATGCTCTGCCAGATCAGGGCATGCGCGGTCCTAGCGCCTTTGTAACCATTATGGAAGGCTGCTCGAACAACTGCTCTTACTGTATTGTGCCGCACACCAGAGGTGGTGAGGATTCACGTCCACTGCAGGATATCCTTGATGAGGTCTTAGGTCATATAGCATCAGGCGTACAGGAAATTCATCTTTTAGGTCAGAACGTAAACTCCTACAGAGGCCTAGATAATGATGGCAATATTGTCAGATTCTCAACTCTGCTTTATGAGGTAGCCGCCATTGAAGGCGTCAAGCGTCTGCGCTTTACAACTTCAAATCCAATGGAGTTTACAGATGATATTGTACAGGCTATTGCCGATCTGCCGGTAATTGCCGATGCCATCCATATTCCTGTGCAGTCAGGTTCTGATCATATTCTGTCTCTGATGAAGCGTAACTATACAGCAGATGACTACAAGACCCTGGTCAGAAAACTGCGTGAGGCCCGTCCTAATATCTATATTTCAACAGATATTATTGTAGGCTTCCCAAATGAGAGCGAAGAGGATTTTGAGGCAACAATGGATCTGGTCAATGCTGTAGAGTTTGATCAGAGCTTTAGCTTTATCTACTCAATCCGTCCTGGCACAGAGGCTGCCGTACTTGAAGATCCTGTATCTGCCGAGACTAAAAAGCGCAGACTGTACAAACTGCAGGCCCGTCTTGAAGAGCTGGCCAATATGTACTCACAAAAGATGATTGGTACAGAGCAGCTGGTTTTAGTTGAGGGTCTGTCACGCAAGGATGCCAATGAGCTTAAAGCCCGTGCCTCAAATAACCGTATTGTGGTCTTTGAAGGCGACAAGAGCCTGATTGGCACAATGGTTAAAGTAAAAATTGAAAAGGTTATGGCCCATACCCTCAAAGGTGTCATGATCTAA
- a CDS encoding PhoH family protein → MKPFTANFSLEPVDKNRLAYLIGPEDANLVQIQKRLGVTIAYSGASFRIEGEQRNVQKAMSIIKSLYIETAPLKGSKATNITDNMVHLAILEHTSLEQDEQEYAPQFEEHSNERGSVGQIYAKASTLKTKRGVVKARTSNQGTYISKIVNSDVSFGIGPAGTGKTYLAVACAVDALERNEVRRIILTRPAVEAGEKLGFLPGDLSQKVDPYLRPLYDALFEMLGFEKVEKLIEKQIIEIAPLAYMRGRTLNDSFIILDEAQNTTVEQMKMFLTRIGFNSKAVITGDPSQIDLPRNVKSGLKSAIEVLKDIDSIAMTFFDATDVVRHPVVAAIVNAYEAYDKKQQLLKENREKEDKTS, encoded by the coding sequence ATGAAGCCTTTTACCGCAAACTTTAGTCTTGAGCCTGTTGATAAAAACAGACTTGCCTATCTTATAGGCCCTGAGGATGCCAATTTAGTACAGATACAAAAGCGTCTTGGAGTTACTATTGCTTACTCTGGAGCCTCATTCCGTATAGAGGGTGAGCAGCGCAATGTGCAAAAAGCCATGAGCATTATCAAGAGTCTGTATATAGAGACAGCTCCGCTAAAGGGCAGCAAAGCCACCAATATTACTGACAATATGGTGCATCTGGCCATACTTGAGCATACTTCACTTGAACAGGATGAGCAGGAGTATGCCCCACAGTTTGAGGAGCATAGTAATGAACGTGGCTCTGTAGGTCAGATCTATGCCAAGGCCTCAACTCTTAAAACCAAAAGAGGTGTAGTCAAGGCCAGAACCTCAAATCAGGGCACATATATAAGCAAAATTGTAAACTCAGATGTAAGTTTTGGTATAGGTCCTGCCGGTACCGGTAAAACCTATCTTGCTGTAGCCTGTGCTGTAGATGCACTTGAGCGCAACGAGGTAAGACGTATTATTCTGACAAGACCTGCAGTTGAGGCTGGCGAAAAGCTTGGCTTTTTACCAGGCGATCTGTCACAGAAGGTTGATCCTTATCTAAGGCCTCTTTACGATGCGCTTTTTGAAATGTTAGGCTTTGAGAAGGTTGAAAAACTTATTGAAAAGCAGATTATTGAGATTGCGCCTCTTGCCTATATGCGTGGACGTACCTTAAACGATTCATTCATCATTCTTGATGAGGCTCAGAATACCACAGTTGAGCAGATGAAGATGTTTTTAACCCGTATAGGTTTTAACTCAAAGGCTGTAATCACAGGCGATCCAAGTCAGATAGATCTGCCGCGCAATGTCAAATCAGGTCTTAAAAGTGCCATTGAGGTTTTAAAAGACATAGACTCAATTGCCATGACTTTCTTTGATGCAACAGATGTTGTGCGCCATCCTGTGGTAGCAGCCATTGTCAATGCCTATGAGGCCTATGACAAAAAGCAGCAGCTGTTAAAAGAGAACAGAGAAAAAGAAGACAAGACTTCCTAG
- the ybeY gene encoding rRNA maturation RNase YbeY: MQVFLDLQIALDDSDNLPNEDQITRWAQGALQGAGYEASEAELTVRFVDNAEIQDLNKTYRHKDYPTNILSFPFECPDGVELPLLGDLIIAKAVVEKEALEQQKTLEEHYAHLIVHGVLHLLGYDHIESEDATIMEPLEISIVQSLGYDNPYKDEI; encoded by the coding sequence ATGCAGGTTTTTTTAGATTTACAGATAGCCCTTGACGATTCCGACAATCTTCCAAATGAGGATCAGATAACAAGATGGGCTCAAGGCGCTCTGCAGGGGGCCGGCTATGAGGCATCAGAGGCTGAACTTACTGTACGCTTTGTGGATAATGCTGAAATTCAGGATTTGAACAAGACCTACAGACACAAGGACTATCCTACCAATATTCTCTCATTTCCATTTGAGTGCCCTGATGGTGTAGAGCTGCCACTGCTTGGCGATCTTATTATTGCCAAGGCTGTAGTGGAGAAAGAGGCTTTAGAGCAACAAAAGACTCTTGAGGAGCACTATGCCCATTTAATTGTGCATGGTGTACTGCATCTTTTAGGCTATGATCATATTGAAAGTGAAGATGCTACCATCATGGAGCCTCTTGAAATAAGTATTGTGCAGTCACTTGGCTATGACAATCCTTACAAAGATGAGATTTAA
- a CDS encoding HlyC/CorC family transporter, whose product MDGGESSKQKENFIFRILRGLRPKNKLELEEVIKQAQEHDVIDENTEDMLKGVFDISRLRVGDIMVPRPSMITIDKESTLENAVAIIAKYGHSRYPVTCEDKDHIAGILMAKDLLPYALSGQNHKDLSSLLRPPVIVPESKRVDSMLKDFQSKRNHLAVVVDEFGSVCGLVTIEDVLELIVGDIGDEYDAVEPEQHNIRKTAENCYVVRGATLIEEFEGYFKCSMPEADVDTIAGLVIHAFGHLPKNDEVVTINQFTFKVLSSSKTRVNSIQFSINEDQDKVNVE is encoded by the coding sequence ATGGACGGTGGCGAATCTAGTAAGCAAAAAGAAAATTTTATATTCAGAATTTTACGTGGCTTAAGACCAAAGAATAAATTAGAGCTTGAGGAAGTAATCAAGCAGGCACAAGAACATGATGTTATAGATGAAAACACTGAGGATATGTTAAAAGGTGTTTTTGATATCTCCCGTCTGCGCGTGGGTGACATCATGGTACCGCGCCCTTCTATGATTACCATTGATAAAGAGTCTACTCTTGAAAATGCTGTAGCCATCATAGCCAAGTACGGCCACTCCCGTTATCCTGTAACCTGCGAGGATAAAGATCATATTGCAGGTATTCTTATGGCAAAGGATCTTCTACCTTATGCCCTGTCAGGACAGAATCACAAAGATCTTTCATCTCTGCTGCGCCCTCCAGTTATTGTGCCTGAGTCAAAACGCGTTGATTCCATGCTCAAGGACTTTCAGTCAAAGCGTAATCATTTAGCTGTGGTTGTCGATGAATTTGGAAGCGTTTGTGGTTTGGTGACCATAGAAGATGTGCTTGAGCTTATCGTAGGCGATATTGGCGATGAATATGATGCTGTAGAGCCTGAGCAGCACAATATAAGAAAAACAGCTGAAAACTGTTATGTAGTCAGAGGCGCTACTTTAATTGAAGAGTTTGAGGGGTATTTTAAATGCTCCATGCCAGAGGCTGACGTTGATACTATTGCAGGTCTTGTCATTCATGCCTTTGGCCATCTGCCAAAGAATGATGAGGTGGTAACTATCAATCAGTTTACCTTTAAAGTTTTAAGCTCTTCAAAAACCAGAGTCAACTCCATTCAGTTTTCTATAAACGAAGATCAAGATAAAGTTAACGTAGAATAG